A region from the Panicum hallii strain FIL2 chromosome 1, PHallii_v3.1, whole genome shotgun sequence genome encodes:
- the LOC112902316 gene encoding uncharacterized protein LOC112902316: protein MRLAWQVSGKPCRHALAIIAKLSREVHMDDYVHEYAVDRFKKAYPSMFNPMTSKQFWPRVELGYKIKKLILRRKPGRPRKYRIKASDEPNSTKKRRCPEYYELGHAAKKCQGGLTARQKRSRLSNDSALEGSNASTSHIGGERPPTGRGRGRGASRLAAYFNA from the exons ATGCGGCTCGCTTGGCAAGTGAGTGGAAAACCCTGTAGACATGCTTTAGCCATCATTGCAAAACTTAGCAGGGAGGTGCACATGGATGACTATGTCCATGAGTACGCTGTTGACAGGTTCAAAAAGGCATATCCTAGTATGTTCAATCCAATGACATCCAAGCAATTTTGGCCACGTGTTGAACTAGGATACAAAATCAAGAAGCTAATATTAAGAAGAAAGCCTGGGAGGCCAAGAAAATATAGGATCAAGGCATCAGATGAGCCTAATAGTACAAAGAAAAGGAGGTGCCCTGAATACTATGAACTAGGCCATGCAGCCAAAAAGTGCCAAGGAGGCTTAACAGCAAGACAGAAAAGGAGCCGCCTGTCTAATGATAGTGCATTAGAGGGAAGCAA TGCTAGTACAAGTCACATTGGAGGAGAAAGACCACCAACTGGGAGGGGTAGAGGAAGAGGTGCTTCAAGACTTGCTGCATACTTCAATGCTTAG